In a genomic window of Polycladomyces abyssicola:
- the fadH gene encoding 2,4-dienoyl-CoA reductase, protein MTVENRVVIVTGGSSGIGKGIARVLCEKGYRVAITGRDAEKLERARSEIEKSEGQVLTIPMDVRNVEQVGEMIRRTKETFGQIDSLVNNAAGNFLVKAEELSLNGWKAVIDIVLNGTWYCTQALAKEWIADGTRGSIVNIVATYAWTGAAGVVHSAAAKAGVLAMSRSLAVEWGSRYGIRVNCVAPGPIENTGGTEKLIASEQAYRHLLQTIPAKRLGRPEEVGNLVAFLLSPEAEYINGDCVTIDAGLWMTGSRLM, encoded by the coding sequence ATGACCGTTGAAAACCGAGTGGTCATTGTCACGGGTGGCAGCAGCGGGATCGGGAAGGGCATTGCTCGTGTTTTGTGTGAAAAGGGGTACCGGGTGGCAATCACCGGCCGAGATGCGGAGAAATTGGAGCGCGCCCGGTCGGAAATCGAAAAAAGCGAGGGGCAAGTGCTGACGATCCCGATGGATGTGCGCAACGTGGAGCAAGTGGGGGAGATGATCCGCCGGACCAAAGAGACATTCGGCCAAATCGACAGTTTGGTCAACAACGCGGCAGGCAACTTTTTGGTCAAGGCAGAGGAATTGTCGCTGAACGGTTGGAAAGCGGTGATCGATATCGTCTTGAACGGGACGTGGTACTGCACACAAGCGTTGGCCAAAGAGTGGATCGCCGACGGTACCCGCGGCTCCATCGTCAATATCGTAGCCACTTATGCGTGGACCGGTGCGGCGGGGGTGGTCCATTCCGCGGCAGCCAAAGCGGGGGTATTGGCCATGAGCCGGTCGCTCGCGGTGGAGTGGGGCAGCCGTTATGGGATCCGCGTTAATTGCGTGGCACCGGGACCGATTGAAAACACAGGCGGAACGGAGAAGCTGATCGCTTCTGAGCAAGCTTACCGCCACTTGCTCCAAACCATCCCGGCCAAACGGCTCGGCCGACCCGAAGAAGTGGGGAATCTGGTGGCGTTTTTGCTTTCGCCCGAAGCGGAATACATCAACGGTGATTGTGTGACGATTGATGCCGGGTTGTGGATGACTGGCTCCCGGTTGATGTGA
- a CDS encoding PIG-L deacetylase family protein: MKKKHRRQRKLIGILLALVVVASAIIYRPVLLDWWMAFQPVRYSPLKLGDRILIAAPHPDDETIATGGVIQRSLRQGKRVIVVWMTTGDGYRLAVERDFGILRPLPVNYRELGLLRHRETLRAGHRLGLKNGEMLFLGFPDGGTRALWSDHWDFTRPYHALNGSAKVPYSFAYAPGVPYCGEQAVREWVELIRRYHPTDVFYPDPNDNHPDHWGTGAFVQYVLAQLRMPVKEWTYLVHRGDYPQPWLYDPYLKLHPPYLFHNEGTKWVEEQVDQREEIQKNAALHQYASQEKVLGWFLESFIRKNEVFGQYPKPYIQMIRGGIGGGKWLFRDPENGVWHRWLHPDGDIEQVGMVDDTRKLWFGLKTAGPISQRMGYSIHARLFAANGVRRLDWTVSEGRLHAERWAANSLSLPKGTLVRIHGNQMWVGVPRFLFRGVDKIFLSADSVEGGRKIDRTGWRMARYRGR, encoded by the coding sequence ATGAAGAAAAAACATCGGCGGCAAAGAAAACTGATCGGAATTCTCCTCGCTTTGGTGGTAGTGGCTTCTGCCATCATCTATCGCCCGGTCCTGTTGGATTGGTGGATGGCTTTTCAACCGGTTCGCTATTCTCCGCTGAAGCTGGGGGATCGGATCTTGATCGCGGCACCGCATCCCGACGACGAAACGATCGCGACTGGAGGTGTGATCCAGCGGTCACTCCGACAAGGGAAACGGGTCATTGTGGTGTGGATGACCACCGGTGACGGCTATCGGTTGGCGGTAGAACGGGATTTCGGCATTCTCCGACCATTGCCGGTCAACTATCGGGAATTGGGCTTGCTTCGACATCGGGAGACATTGCGGGCCGGACACCGGTTGGGGTTGAAAAATGGGGAAATGCTTTTTTTGGGGTTTCCTGACGGGGGAACTCGTGCCTTGTGGAGCGATCACTGGGACTTCACACGTCCCTACCACGCTCTGAACGGCTCAGCCAAAGTGCCGTATTCATTTGCATATGCACCCGGTGTTCCTTATTGTGGCGAACAGGCCGTGCGGGAATGGGTGGAACTGATTCGCCGATACCATCCTACGGATGTGTTTTATCCAGATCCCAACGATAACCATCCCGATCACTGGGGAACGGGTGCCTTTGTTCAGTATGTCTTGGCACAATTGCGCATGCCGGTGAAAGAGTGGACGTATCTAGTGCATCGTGGAGATTATCCGCAACCATGGTTGTACGATCCTTATCTAAAGCTGCACCCGCCATATCTGTTTCACAATGAAGGGACGAAATGGGTGGAAGAACAGGTCGACCAAAGGGAGGAGATCCAGAAAAACGCAGCCCTGCATCAGTATGCTTCTCAGGAGAAAGTGCTGGGATGGTTTTTAGAGTCGTTTATAAGGAAAAACGAGGTGTTCGGACAATATCCAAAGCCATACATCCAGATGATCCGTGGAGGGATCGGCGGGGGAAAATGGCTTTTTCGTGACCCGGAAAACGGTGTGTGGCACCGCTGGTTGCATCCGGACGGGGATATCGAGCAAGTCGGCATGGTGGACGACACAAGAAAGCTGTGGTTCGGTCTGAAAACAGCCGGTCCCATTTCACAGCGCATGGGCTATTCGATCCATGCCCGGTTGTTTGCTGCTAATGGTGTCAGGCGGTTGGATTGGACCGTCTCAGAAGGCCGCTTGCATGCGGAGCGTTGGGCAGCCAACAGCCTGTCATTGCCGAAGGGAACCCTTGTGCGGATTCACGGTAACCAAATGTGGGTGGGAGTACCCCGGTTCCTGTTTCGTGGTGTGGATAAAATCTTCCTTTCCGCCGATAGTGTAGAGGGTGGCCGCAAGATCGATCGAACTGGCTGGAGGATGGCGCGGTATCGCGGTAGATGA